One segment of Streptomyces sp. YIM 121038 DNA contains the following:
- a CDS encoding ABC transporter substrate-binding protein: MRHRSLTVGVFSPSVLLRVARASGLFDQHGLTVTEVPCASSPAQFRDLFDGAVDAAFTSPDNVIAYRFVSDNPLGHTGDARILAALDRGLGLGVYAAPGVKGPDELRGAAVGVDVPDSGFAFGLYAVLESLGLKAPCGGPGDYEAVPLGSTPRRLAALLDGRCAATVLGAGSELRAEAAGAVRLAGLTEVCGPYLGTVLTAVGPRRAQAAHALSSALAQTSRLIVSGVLDRLVLEQTRAALALPDDLAARYAARLRDPADGLVPDGAADRAALDTVLGLRLRYRPGDPAPATALDPAYGLLDPQAC; encoded by the coding sequence ATGCGCCACCGCTCACTGACCGTCGGCGTGTTCAGCCCGTCCGTCCTGCTGCGCGTGGCGCGGGCGTCCGGGCTGTTCGACCAGCACGGTCTGACCGTCACCGAAGTGCCGTGCGCCTCCTCGCCCGCGCAGTTCCGCGACCTGTTCGACGGCGCGGTCGACGCCGCGTTCACCAGCCCCGACAACGTCATCGCGTACCGCTTCGTGTCCGACAACCCGCTCGGGCACACCGGCGACGCCCGCATCCTCGCCGCTCTGGACCGGGGCCTCGGCCTCGGCGTGTACGCCGCACCGGGCGTCAAGGGGCCCGACGAACTGCGCGGCGCCGCCGTCGGGGTGGACGTGCCGGACTCCGGATTCGCCTTCGGCCTGTACGCCGTCCTGGAGTCGCTCGGCCTCAAGGCGCCCTGCGGGGGCCCCGGCGACTACGAGGCCGTCCCCCTCGGCTCGACGCCCCGCCGCCTGGCCGCGCTGCTCGACGGCCGGTGCGCGGCCACCGTCCTCGGCGCGGGCAGCGAACTGCGCGCGGAGGCCGCGGGGGCGGTGCGCCTCGCCGGGCTCACCGAGGTGTGCGGGCCCTATCTGGGCACCGTGCTGACCGCCGTGGGGCCGCGCCGCGCGCAGGCCGCGCACGCGCTGAGCTCGGCGCTCGCGCAGACGTCCCGGCTCATCGTCTCCGGGGTGCTCGACCGCCTCGTCCTGGAGCAGACGCGCGCCGCCCTCGCCCTGCCCGACGACCTCGCCGCCCGGTACGCGGCGCGCCTGCGCGACCCCGCCGACGGACTCGTCCCCGACGGCGCCGCCGACCGCGCGGCCCTGGACACCGTGCTCGGCCTGCGCCTGCGCTACCGCCCCGGCGACCCGGCCCCGGCCACCGCGCTCGACCCCGCCTACGGCCTGCTCGACCCGCAGGCGTGCTGA
- a CDS encoding nuclear transport factor 2 family protein, translating into MTARPPFPPFDEATARQKVQAAEDAWNTRDPERVALAYTEDSVWRNRDRFVTGRAEIVEFLRDKWSREREYALRKELWDFHGNRIAVRFQYESQDANGQWWRAYGNELWEFTEEGLMARREASINDVPITAAERRIFGPRGEAERGAPLPVR; encoded by the coding sequence ATGACGGCACGTCCGCCGTTCCCGCCGTTCGACGAGGCCACGGCCCGGCAGAAGGTCCAGGCCGCCGAGGACGCGTGGAACACCCGCGACCCCGAGCGCGTCGCGCTCGCCTACACCGAGGACTCGGTCTGGCGCAATCGCGACCGGTTCGTCACCGGCCGCGCCGAGATCGTGGAGTTCCTGCGCGACAAGTGGTCGAGGGAGCGGGAGTACGCGCTGCGCAAGGAGCTGTGGGACTTCCACGGCAACCGCATCGCGGTGCGCTTCCAGTACGAGTCCCAGGACGCGAACGGCCAGTGGTGGCGTGCCTACGGCAACGAGCTGTGGGAGTTCACCGAGGAGGGCCTCATGGCCCGCCGCGAGGCCAGCATCAACGACGTGCCGATCACCGCGGCGGAGCGCCGCATCTTCGGCCCCCGGGGCGAGGCGGAGCGCGGCGCCCCGCTCCCCGTCCGCTAG
- a CDS encoding TetR/AcrR family transcriptional regulator, whose translation MDTTLAREKALDAAEELFYRRGVQTVGMDDIRSASGVSLKRLYQLFPSKERLVEAYLERRDVRWRRQLAAHVERHEDPERRLLAVFDWLGEWFAEPGFRGCAWINSYGELGATSEPVARQVRLHKGAFKEYLAALVAGAGLPGELAEQLFLLAEGAMVSAGIDRAPGPAAHAARATRALIAAAR comes from the coding sequence ATGGACACCACCCTCGCCAGGGAGAAGGCGCTGGACGCGGCCGAGGAGCTCTTCTATCGGCGCGGCGTCCAGACCGTCGGCATGGACGACATCCGCTCCGCTTCGGGCGTCTCGCTGAAGCGCCTCTACCAGCTCTTCCCCTCGAAGGAGCGGCTCGTCGAGGCCTATCTGGAGCGACGGGACGTGCGCTGGCGCCGGCAGCTCGCCGCGCACGTGGAGCGGCACGAGGATCCCGAGCGGCGGCTGCTCGCGGTCTTCGACTGGCTGGGCGAGTGGTTCGCCGAGCCCGGCTTCCGCGGCTGCGCCTGGATCAACTCGTACGGGGAGCTCGGCGCGACGTCCGAGCCGGTGGCCCGCCAAGTGCGCCTGCACAAGGGGGCGTTCAAGGAGTATCTGGCCGCTCTCGTGGCGGGCGCGGGGCTGCCCGGCGAGCTGGCCGAGCAGCTGTTCCTGCTGGCCGAGGGCGCGATGGTGAGCGCGGGGATCGACCGCGCCCCCGGCCCCGCCGCGCACGCGGCCCGCGCGACGCGGGCGCTGATCGCGGCCGCGCGGTGA
- a CDS encoding epoxide hydrolase family protein: MTSTARTTSTPTPFRVDVPDDVLADLRARLARTRFTPASDATPWAAGADPAQLRDLVAYWADGFDWRAAEAALNDFPHYTAEVAGARLHFLHLRGRRPDGAPAPLPLVLSHGWPSSFVEMLRVARRLADPAAYGGDPADAFDVVIPSLPGFLYSELPRGPFTRRGVAETWHSLMTGTLGYERYGAFGGDIGGGVTQWLGALYPDHVAGVHVTSALVSADFEKHPPTAEEQTYLDALAAYDRTDGGYSEIMCTRPDTVAAALIDSPSGLLAWIVDKYRDWSDCDGDVARRWDRDTLLTVATLYWATASIGTSFQQYYDFHLNKILPPVTVPAAVTLSHEPGYANYPRSLAERVFADLRHWREPRRGGHFMSHEEPDQVASELRAFFGPLRPGA, from the coding sequence ATGACCTCCACCGCACGCACCACCTCCACCCCCACCCCCTTCCGCGTCGACGTGCCCGACGACGTCCTCGCCGACCTGCGCGCACGCCTGGCCCGCACCCGCTTCACGCCCGCGTCCGACGCGACGCCCTGGGCGGCCGGAGCCGACCCGGCGCAGCTGCGCGACCTCGTCGCGTACTGGGCCGACGGCTTCGACTGGCGCGCAGCCGAGGCCGCGCTCAACGACTTCCCGCACTACACCGCCGAGGTCGCGGGCGCCCGCCTGCACTTCCTCCACCTGCGCGGACGGCGCCCCGATGGCGCGCCCGCGCCGCTGCCGCTGGTGCTGAGCCACGGCTGGCCGAGCAGCTTCGTGGAGATGCTCCGCGTCGCCCGGCGCCTCGCCGACCCGGCCGCGTACGGCGGCGACCCCGCCGACGCCTTCGACGTCGTGATCCCCTCGCTGCCCGGCTTCCTGTACTCGGAGCTGCCCCGCGGGCCGTTCACGCGCCGGGGCGTCGCCGAGACGTGGCACTCCCTGATGACCGGGACGCTGGGCTACGAGCGGTACGGGGCCTTCGGCGGTGACATCGGCGGCGGCGTGACCCAGTGGCTCGGCGCCTTGTACCCGGACCACGTCGCCGGGGTGCACGTCACCTCCGCCCTGGTGAGCGCCGACTTCGAGAAGCACCCGCCGACCGCCGAGGAGCAGACGTACCTCGACGCGCTCGCCGCGTACGACCGCACCGACGGCGGCTACAGCGAGATCATGTGCACCCGGCCGGACACGGTCGCCGCCGCCCTGATCGACTCGCCGTCGGGGCTGCTCGCCTGGATCGTCGACAAGTACCGCGACTGGAGCGACTGCGACGGTGACGTCGCGCGGCGCTGGGACCGGGACACGCTCCTGACGGTGGCCACCCTGTACTGGGCGACGGCCAGCATCGGCACCTCGTTCCAGCAGTACTACGACTTCCACCTGAACAAGATCCTGCCGCCCGTCACCGTGCCCGCGGCCGTCACGCTCAGCCACGAGCCGGGGTACGCGAACTATCCGCGGAGCCTCGCCGAGCGCGTCTTCGCCGACCTGCGGCACTGGCGCGAGCCGCGGCGCGGCGGCCACTTCATGTCCCATGAGGAGCCGGACCAGGTCGCCTCCGAACTGCGCGCGTTCTTCGGCCCGCTGAGGCCGGGGGCCTGA
- a CDS encoding arylamine N-acetyltransferase, which yields MDTSRTDAYLLRIGAERPAAPTSAALRDLHLAHLRAVPFENLAIHLGVEVDLVEEDLVAKVVDGRRGGFCYELNGAFAALLTALGFEVDMLQASVYQGDRLGIPYDHMALRVRTADGGDWLADVGFGKHSHHPLAAAERGDQSDPAGTFRVAETPAGDLRVLMGGEPQYLLDPRPRALADFDGGAWYHRTSPKSHFTRSLVCSILTTTGRTTLSGSKLTVTPLDGEPQVTELSTDAEVLEAYATRFGIVLDEVPRLAEPVRVGGR from the coding sequence ATGGACACCTCACGGACCGACGCCTATCTGCTCCGCATCGGCGCGGAGCGCCCCGCCGCGCCCACCTCGGCGGCCCTGCGCGACCTGCACCTGGCGCATCTGCGCGCCGTTCCCTTCGAGAACCTCGCCATCCACTTGGGCGTGGAGGTCGACCTCGTCGAGGAGGACCTCGTCGCGAAGGTCGTCGACGGCCGCCGCGGCGGGTTCTGCTACGAACTCAACGGGGCCTTCGCCGCCCTCCTCACCGCCCTCGGCTTCGAGGTCGACATGCTCCAGGCCAGCGTCTACCAAGGGGACCGCCTCGGGATCCCGTACGACCACATGGCGCTGCGCGTGCGCACCGCCGACGGCGGCGACTGGCTGGCCGACGTGGGCTTCGGCAAGCACAGCCACCACCCGCTCGCCGCCGCCGAGCGCGGCGACCAGAGCGACCCCGCCGGCACCTTCCGCGTCGCCGAGACGCCCGCGGGCGACCTGCGCGTCCTGATGGGCGGCGAGCCGCAGTACCTGCTCGACCCGCGGCCGCGCGCGCTCGCCGACTTCGACGGCGGCGCCTGGTACCACCGCACCTCGCCGAAGTCCCACTTCACCCGGTCCCTGGTGTGCTCGATCCTCACCACCACCGGCCGGACCACGCTCAGCGGCAGCAAGCTCACCGTCACCCCGCTCGACGGCGAGCCGCAGGTCACCGAACTCTCCACGGACGCCGAGGTCCTGGAGGCGTACGCCACCCGCTTCGGCATCGTGCTCGACGAGGTGCCCCGGCTCGCGGAGCCGGTCCGGGTCGGGGGCCGGTAG
- a CDS encoding tyrosine-protein phosphatase gives MKRHIPFDRLHNFRDLGGYVTEDGRTVRWGTVYRSDSLSKLRDADWERFLGLGVRTVIDLRYPWEIEAKGRVPDHASFAYHNLSVEHRPYDQAALGPDVDTGRYLADRYVEVAEDGVKELRRALELIAEDGSGPLVFHCASGKDRTGLLAALVLTLLGVPEAAVVEDFTLTGLATDRLVADWRAAHPDRELTWPDYGRAPAEVMRLFLAGIAERYGSLRAYAAQLLDVDEELVAALRAALLEGPGLTFRRAGAADLAELVRLRDQAARWQLSRGIAQWKPGELGEDHFRARLADSEVWLATLGPDGPVAGAFELWWDDPVPWGPQPPTAGYVHRLMTDRRTAPPGTGLLLLAHAEQRIRAAGRGLSRLDCRSNNPRLREYYAAAGYAEVGELASKDGGVAGRYAVTLMERRL, from the coding sequence GTGAAGAGACACATACCTTTCGACCGGCTGCACAACTTCCGTGACCTGGGAGGCTACGTCACTGAGGACGGCCGTACGGTGCGGTGGGGGACGGTGTACCGGTCGGACTCGCTGAGCAAGCTGCGGGACGCCGACTGGGAACGCTTCCTCGGCCTGGGTGTCCGCACGGTCATCGATCTGCGCTACCCCTGGGAGATCGAGGCGAAGGGCCGGGTGCCGGACCACGCGTCCTTCGCCTACCACAACCTGAGCGTCGAGCACCGCCCCTACGACCAGGCCGCGCTGGGCCCCGACGTGGACACCGGGCGCTATCTCGCCGACCGGTACGTGGAGGTCGCCGAGGACGGCGTCAAGGAGCTGCGCCGGGCCCTGGAGCTGATCGCCGAGGACGGTTCGGGGCCCCTGGTGTTCCACTGCGCGTCCGGCAAGGACCGCACGGGCCTGCTCGCCGCGCTCGTCCTGACGCTCCTCGGCGTGCCCGAGGCCGCCGTGGTCGAGGACTTCACCCTCACCGGGCTCGCCACCGACCGGCTCGTCGCCGACTGGCGCGCCGCACACCCGGACCGCGAGCTGACCTGGCCCGACTACGGCCGGGCACCCGCGGAGGTGATGCGCCTCTTCCTCGCCGGGATCGCCGAGCGGTACGGCTCCCTGCGCGCCTACGCCGCCCAGCTCCTGGACGTCGACGAGGAGTTGGTGGCCGCGTTGCGCGCCGCCCTCCTGGAGGGGCCCGGGCTCACCTTCCGGCGGGCCGGAGCGGCCGACCTCGCCGAGCTCGTGCGGCTGCGCGACCAGGCCGCGCGCTGGCAGCTCAGCCGGGGCATCGCCCAGTGGAAGCCCGGGGAGCTGGGCGAGGACCACTTCCGCGCCCGCCTCGCGGACAGCGAGGTGTGGCTCGCGACCCTGGGGCCCGACGGGCCCGTCGCCGGGGCGTTCGAACTGTGGTGGGACGACCCCGTCCCGTGGGGCCCGCAGCCGCCGACCGCGGGCTATGTGCACCGCCTGATGACCGACCGGCGCACCGCGCCCCCGGGCACCGGGCTCCTTCTGCTCGCGCACGCCGAGCAGCGCATCCGCGCCGCCGGGCGCGGTCTGAGCCGCCTCGACTGCCGCTCCAACAACCCGCGGCTGCGGGAGTACTACGCGGCGGCGGGCTACGCGGAGGTGGGCGAGCTGGCGTCGAAGGACGGCGGGGTCGCGGGCCGGTACGCCGTCACGCTCATGGAGAGGCGGTTGTAG
- a CDS encoding dual specificity protein phosphatase family protein, producing the protein MSRTSSVRAASARAVARVAAATATASAACAHAGRKLGARRPTPRRALKLIGLCALGYTVFWGAASLGVLAVSAWAGEHVRADREMTGVRHFQRVDDRLWRGSAPTEAGYRALAAHGIRTVVDLRAEDLSAAELARPGRAGLAVVRLPVRDGQTPDGGQVDRFLRVVAEAKGPVFVHCGAGVGRTGSMAAAYLVRTGQATPGQAALRTVAVGPPSLEQIYYVLSADRDASRQPPEVVSLISRLADAPRRIKASL; encoded by the coding sequence GTGTCCCGTACCTCCTCCGTCCGTGCCGCGTCCGCCCGTGCCGTCGCCCGCGTCGCCGCGGCCACCGCCACCGCGAGCGCCGCCTGCGCGCACGCGGGCAGGAAGCTCGGAGCGAGACGGCCGACGCCCCGGCGCGCGCTCAAGCTGATCGGCCTGTGCGCGCTCGGCTACACCGTCTTCTGGGGCGCCGCGTCGCTCGGCGTGCTCGCCGTCTCGGCCTGGGCGGGCGAACACGTCCGCGCCGACCGGGAGATGACCGGCGTCCGCCACTTCCAGCGGGTCGACGACCGGCTGTGGCGCGGCTCCGCGCCCACCGAGGCCGGGTACCGCGCGCTCGCCGCCCACGGCATCCGCACCGTGGTGGACCTGCGGGCCGAGGACCTGAGCGCGGCGGAGCTCGCCCGGCCCGGGCGCGCGGGACTGGCCGTCGTACGGCTGCCCGTGCGCGACGGGCAGACGCCCGACGGCGGGCAGGTCGACCGGTTCCTGCGCGTCGTCGCCGAGGCGAAGGGCCCGGTCTTCGTGCACTGCGGCGCGGGCGTCGGCCGCACCGGCTCGATGGCGGCCGCCTACCTGGTCCGCACGGGCCAGGCCACGCCCGGCCAGGCGGCCCTGCGCACCGTCGCGGTCGGCCCGCCGTCCCTGGAGCAGATCTACTACGTGCTCAGCGCCGACCGGGACGCCAGCCGCCAGCCCCCGGAGGTGGTCTCCCTGATCAGCCGCCTGGCCGACGCGCCGCGCCGCATCAAGGCCTCGCTGTAG
- a CDS encoding PEP/pyruvate-binding domain-containing protein has protein sequence MIGVETDRLVAVGLEARRARDPRLAGAKAAHLARAAAVGLPVLPGFVLVPAGAEGSAGAPHAVTPTAGAADAAGTGGATASAAATVDAAPRGEPPHEERELRRAWRELSGDGERPLVVRSSSAWEDAADSSLAGLFETVLDVRGWSDFTDAVRRVLRSAGRAPTGAAHGADTSHGGMAVLVQPMVRATVGGVMFGADPMAGRRDRVVISAVDGGPDRLVNGSVQGVRYHLTRHGRQVHTEPGEPRDARLLTRARQLRLLRLARDAQREFGGPQDIEFAFDAEDRLWLFQTRPITAMPPRPARRARLLGPGPVAETFPGVLQPLEEDLWLVPMAHGLAVALDIAGAAPRRRLRRLPPVTTVEGRAAADLRLLGAAPPTHRLLGFLNPAPAARRATAAWRMGRVRTTLPALALDLMADVDRYLSELPAPAQMLSGRLLAAVSWGRTVLSALHAQESLAGAVLGQGSGATAVGEALAVLAEARADEPDDARLIARHPVLLSLLPPALGPRPPLPGRPALTGVPRGTAVLPTREGLRLRVRWVQEMQTSMVRELARRLTAVELLDDPDRVALLRWAELTAAGDGKGLPADLRERLPRPQRSELPAAFRLADGLPVAEPGRRRAATDGQGAGGGFGSGTAWHGGGECPRFAVLVVRALDPALAPLLPGLTGLVAETGSVLSHLAVLAREYQVPTAVGVPDALERFPDGTRLTVDGGTGAVEVVRMSAVGAPPAAPPDGADRTEGMAS, from the coding sequence ATGATCGGGGTGGAGACGGACCGGCTGGTTGCGGTGGGGCTGGAGGCGCGGCGCGCCCGCGACCCGCGCCTCGCGGGTGCGAAGGCGGCCCATCTGGCACGGGCGGCGGCCGTGGGCCTTCCCGTGCTGCCGGGGTTCGTACTGGTGCCCGCGGGCGCCGAGGGCAGCGCGGGTGCCCCGCACGCCGTGACGCCCACCGCGGGCGCCGCTGATGCCGCGGGCACCGGGGGCGCCACCGCGTCAGCCGCGGCCACCGTGGACGCCGCGCCCCGTGGTGAGCCTCCTCATGAGGAGCGGGAACTACGGCGTGCCTGGCGGGAGTTGAGCGGCGACGGGGAGCGGCCCCTCGTCGTGCGCTCCTCGTCCGCGTGGGAGGACGCCGCCGACTCGTCGCTCGCGGGGCTCTTCGAGACCGTGCTCGACGTGCGCGGATGGAGCGACTTCACCGACGCCGTGCGGCGGGTGCTGCGCTCGGCGGGGCGCGCGCCCACGGGCGCCGCGCACGGCGCCGACACCTCGCACGGGGGGATGGCGGTGCTCGTGCAGCCGATGGTGCGCGCCACCGTGGGCGGCGTGATGTTCGGGGCCGACCCGATGGCGGGCCGCCGCGACCGGGTCGTCATCAGCGCCGTCGACGGCGGCCCCGACCGCCTGGTGAACGGCAGCGTCCAGGGCGTGCGGTACCACCTGACCCGGCACGGCCGCCAGGTCCACACCGAGCCCGGCGAACCCCGCGACGCGCGCCTGCTCACGCGCGCCCGGCAGCTGCGTCTGCTGCGCCTGGCCCGGGACGCGCAGCGGGAGTTCGGCGGCCCGCAGGACATAGAGTTCGCCTTCGACGCCGAGGACCGGCTGTGGCTGTTCCAGACCCGCCCCATCACCGCGATGCCCCCGCGCCCCGCCCGCCGCGCCCGGCTGCTCGGTCCTGGCCCGGTCGCCGAGACCTTCCCCGGGGTCCTGCAACCCCTGGAGGAGGACCTGTGGCTGGTGCCCATGGCGCACGGGCTCGCGGTCGCCCTGGACATCGCGGGCGCGGCACCCCGCCGCCGGCTGCGCAGACTGCCGCCCGTGACCACCGTCGAGGGCCGCGCGGCGGCCGACCTCCGGCTGCTCGGCGCCGCCCCGCCCACCCACCGCCTGCTCGGCTTCCTCAACCCGGCGCCCGCCGCCCGCCGGGCCACCGCCGCCTGGCGGATGGGCCGGGTGCGCACGACGCTCCCGGCGCTCGCCCTCGACCTCATGGCCGACGTCGACCGGTATCTGAGCGAACTGCCCGCCCCCGCCCAGATGTTGAGCGGCCGGCTGCTCGCCGCCGTCTCCTGGGGGCGTACGGTCCTCTCCGCGCTGCACGCTCAGGAGTCCCTGGCCGGGGCGGTGCTCGGGCAGGGTTCGGGCGCCACGGCCGTGGGTGAGGCGCTCGCCGTCCTCGCCGAGGCGCGCGCGGACGAGCCCGACGACGCCCGGCTCATCGCCCGCCACCCGGTCCTCCTCTCGCTCCTGCCGCCCGCGCTCGGCCCGCGCCCGCCGCTGCCCGGACGCCCCGCCCTGACCGGCGTGCCGCGCGGCACCGCCGTGCTGCCCACCCGCGAGGGGCTGCGGCTCCGCGTGCGCTGGGTGCAGGAGATGCAGACCAGCATGGTGCGCGAGCTGGCCCGCAGGCTGACCGCCGTGGAACTCCTCGACGACCCGGACCGCGTCGCCCTGCTGCGCTGGGCCGAGCTGACCGCCGCGGGCGACGGCAAGGGCCTCCCCGCCGATCTGCGCGAACGCCTGCCGAGGCCGCAGCGCTCGGAGCTGCCCGCCGCGTTCCGGCTCGCGGACGGCCTGCCGGTGGCCGAGCCGGGCAGGCGCCGCGCCGCCACCGACGGGCAGGGCGCGGGCGGCGGCTTCGGCTCCGGCACGGCCTGGCACGGCGGCGGCGAATGCCCCCGGTTCGCGGTCCTCGTCGTCCGCGCCCTCGACCCGGCGCTCGCCCCGCTGCTGCCCGGGCTCACCGGGCTCGTCGCGGAGACCGGCAGCGTGCTCTCCCACCTCGCCGTGCTCGCCCGCGAGTACCAGGTGCCGACGGCCGTCGGCGTCCCCGACGCCCTGGAGCGCTTCCCCGACGGGACCCGGCTGACGGTGGACGGCGGCACGGGCGCCGTGGAAGTGGTGCGCATGTCCGCCGTCGGCGCACCCCCGGCCGCGCCCCCGGACGGCGCCGACCGCACGGAGGGCATGGCGTCATGA
- a CDS encoding class I SAM-dependent methyltransferase, translated as MTGSQFDELGQVYEESSGMAFRQGLEFPTVLGHLGDIGSQDILDFGCGSGVYTRLLARRGARRTVGLDASEGMVEHCRRREEDEPLGVEYVAGELPERLHGAFDTVLGVYVLPHAETYDGLVAMCRAVAAALRPGGRFLTLPIHPDVHPDPEHYARYGFRLDVSAREDGAPVDFGFTVGEHSARFTARYWTAASLEGALRDAGFGAPEWRAHQVSEAAEPGPSDDFWARYLTTPHAAVLDARKA; from the coding sequence GTGACAGGCAGTCAGTTCGACGAGCTCGGGCAGGTCTACGAGGAGTCCTCGGGCATGGCCTTCAGGCAGGGCCTGGAGTTCCCCACCGTGCTCGGTCACCTCGGCGACATCGGGAGCCAGGACATACTCGACTTCGGCTGCGGCAGCGGGGTCTACACCCGGTTGCTCGCGCGCCGCGGCGCCCGGCGGACCGTCGGTCTCGACGCGTCCGAGGGCATGGTCGAGCACTGCCGCCGCCGGGAGGAGGACGAGCCCCTCGGCGTCGAGTACGTCGCGGGGGAGCTCCCGGAGCGGCTGCACGGCGCCTTCGACACCGTGCTCGGCGTGTACGTGCTGCCGCACGCCGAGACGTACGACGGGCTCGTCGCGATGTGCCGGGCGGTGGCGGCGGCGCTGCGGCCCGGCGGGCGCTTCCTGACGCTGCCCATCCACCCGGACGTCCACCCGGACCCGGAGCACTACGCCCGCTACGGCTTCCGCCTGGACGTCAGCGCCCGCGAGGACGGCGCCCCGGTGGACTTCGGGTTCACCGTGGGCGAGCACAGCGCGCGGTTCACCGCCCGCTACTGGACCGCCGCGTCCCTGGAGGGCGCGCTGCGCGACGCGGGCTTCGGCGCGCCCGAGTGGCGCGCGCACCAGGTGTCCGAGGCCGCCGAGCCCGGCCCCTCGGACGACTTCTGGGCCCGCTACCTCACGACGCCGCACGCGGCGGTCCTGGACGCGCGCAAGGCCTGA